A single region of the Coregonus clupeaformis isolate EN_2021a chromosome 16, ASM2061545v1, whole genome shotgun sequence genome encodes:
- the LOC121584988 gene encoding LETM1 domain-containing protein LETM2, mitochondrial-like isoform X2 → MAVFSAQVLLAVTRSRGSYLLSKRHSCCPLPSTAYVHHNLDPPSHLSSLPSLRRSRSGYPHCVWLHGFKTHSTTLLARSLHSSCVWLQDTKAPATPAQNDHPGTPKNGPSGPAPQPPATAPPASATVAAAAAAPTVQVVRKSIGQRIVDELKHYYNGFRLLGIDTKIAGRMVWRLLHGQLLSRRERRRLMRTCADLFRLLPFMVFIIVPFMEFLLPVFLKLFPEMLPSTFETETKKEEKQKKGLAAKLELAKFLQETIAEMAKRNKTKALTEDETQRFSTYVQKVRHTGEQPTTKDIVKFSKLFEDELTLEHLERPQLVALCKLLELQPIGTNNLLRFQLMRQLRTIKADDEVIATEGVPAMSVSELQAVCRSRGMRSLGLTTDQLRQQMQQWLDLHLKENVPPSLLLLSRAMYLTDIKPIIPIIPPVPKLEAEEVRDQAAIVSDKPPTPAQVIQAKAAEASQKSKISANGV, encoded by the exons ATGGCAGTGTTCAGTGCACAGGTGCTTCTGGCAGTAACAAGATCAAG GGGATCTTACCTGCTGTCTAAGAGGCACAGCTGCTgccccctcccctccacagctTACGTCCACCACAACCTGGACCCCCCCAGCCACCTGTCGTCCCTACCCTCCCTAAGGCGTTCCAGGTCTGGCTACCCTCACTGCGTTTGGCTCCATGGTTTCAAGACCCACAGTACCACCCTGCTGGCCAGATCTCTGCACAGCTCCTGTGTTTGGCTGCAGGACACCAAGGCTCCTGCCACCCCAGCCCAGAATGACCACCCAGGGACCCCCAAGAATGGCCCCTCTGGCCCTGCACCCCAACCTCCAGCTACTGCTCCCCCTGCTTCCGCCACTGTAGCGGCTGCAGCTGCTGCCCCTACGGTCCAGGTAGTAAGGAAATCTATTGGCCAGAGGATAGTGGATGAGCTGAAACACTACTACAACGGCTTCAGGCTGCTGGGGATCGATACCAAGATCGCAGGGAGGATGGTGTGGAGACTGCTGCACGGACAACTGCTCTCACGCAGGGAGAGGAGACGG CTGATGAGGACATGTGCTGACCTGTTCCGCCTGCTGCCCTTCATGGTCTTCATCATCGTTCCCTTCATGGAGTTCCTGCTTCCTGTCTTCCTCAAGCTCTTCCCTGAGATGCTGCCCTCCACTTTCGAGACCGAGACCAAGAAG GAAGAGAAGCAGAAGAAGGGTCTGGCTGCTAAGCTGGAGCTGGCTAAATTCCTCCAGGAGACCATAGCAGAGATGGCCAAGAGGAACAAGACCAAGGCTCTGACAGAGGATGAGACGCAGCGCTTCTCCACCTATGTACAGAAG GTGCGTCACACAGGGGAGCAGCCTACCACTAAGGACATCGTCAAGTTCTCCAAGCTGTTTGAAGATGAATTGACGCTGGAGCATCTAGAGCGCCCCCAGCTGGTGGCCCTGTGTAAGCTGCTGGAGCTGCAGCCCATAGGAACCAACAACCTGCTCCGCTTCCAGCTGATGAGGCAGCTGAGAACCATCAAAGCAGACGACGAGGTGATAGCCACTGAGGGTGTGCCTGCTATGAGTGTGTCAGAGCTGCAGGCAGTGTGTCGTAGCAGAGGGATGAGGTCACTGGGTCTGACCACTGACCAGCTACGCCAGCAGATGCAACAG tgGTTGGACCTGCACTTGAAGGAGAACGTTCCTCCTTCTCTGCTGCTGCTCTCCAGAGCTATGTACTTGACTGACATCAAACCCATTATACCTATCATACCCCCTGTACCCAAACTAGAG GCGGAAGAGGTTAGAGACCAGGCTGCCATCGTCTCAGACAAACCTCCCACCCCTGCCCAGGTTATTCAG GCTAAAGCAGCAGAGGCGTCCCAGAAGAGCAAGATAAGTGCCAATGGCGTGTGA
- the LOC121584988 gene encoding LETM1 domain-containing protein LETM2, mitochondrial-like isoform X1 — protein sequence MAVFSAQVLLAVTRSRGSYLLSKRHSCCPLPSTAYVHHNLDPPSHLSSLPSLRRSRSGYPHCVWLHGFKTHSTTLLARSLHSSCVWLQDTKAPATPAQNDHPGTPKNGPSGPAPQPPATAPPASATVAAAAAAPTVQVVRKSIGQRIVDELKHYYNGFRLLGIDTKIAGRMVWRLLHGQLLSRRERRRLMRTCADLFRLLPFMVFIIVPFMEFLLPVFLKLFPEMLPSTFETETKKEEKQKKGLAAKLELAKFLQETIAEMAKRNKTKALTEDETQRFSTYVQKVRHTGEQPTTKDIVKFSKLFEDELTLEHLERPQLVALCKLLELQPIGTNNLLRFQLMRQLRTIKADDEVIATEGVPAMSVSELQAVCRSRGMRSLGLTTDQLRQQMQQWLDLHLKENVPPSLLLLSRAMYLTDIKPIIPIIPPVPKLEKAAPPAETPQGTTASSSDLLVDPALVIKDRLAEEVRDQAAIVSDKPPTPAQVIQAKAAEASQKSKISANGV from the exons ATGGCAGTGTTCAGTGCACAGGTGCTTCTGGCAGTAACAAGATCAAG GGGATCTTACCTGCTGTCTAAGAGGCACAGCTGCTgccccctcccctccacagctTACGTCCACCACAACCTGGACCCCCCCAGCCACCTGTCGTCCCTACCCTCCCTAAGGCGTTCCAGGTCTGGCTACCCTCACTGCGTTTGGCTCCATGGTTTCAAGACCCACAGTACCACCCTGCTGGCCAGATCTCTGCACAGCTCCTGTGTTTGGCTGCAGGACACCAAGGCTCCTGCCACCCCAGCCCAGAATGACCACCCAGGGACCCCCAAGAATGGCCCCTCTGGCCCTGCACCCCAACCTCCAGCTACTGCTCCCCCTGCTTCCGCCACTGTAGCGGCTGCAGCTGCTGCCCCTACGGTCCAGGTAGTAAGGAAATCTATTGGCCAGAGGATAGTGGATGAGCTGAAACACTACTACAACGGCTTCAGGCTGCTGGGGATCGATACCAAGATCGCAGGGAGGATGGTGTGGAGACTGCTGCACGGACAACTGCTCTCACGCAGGGAGAGGAGACGG CTGATGAGGACATGTGCTGACCTGTTCCGCCTGCTGCCCTTCATGGTCTTCATCATCGTTCCCTTCATGGAGTTCCTGCTTCCTGTCTTCCTCAAGCTCTTCCCTGAGATGCTGCCCTCCACTTTCGAGACCGAGACCAAGAAG GAAGAGAAGCAGAAGAAGGGTCTGGCTGCTAAGCTGGAGCTGGCTAAATTCCTCCAGGAGACCATAGCAGAGATGGCCAAGAGGAACAAGACCAAGGCTCTGACAGAGGATGAGACGCAGCGCTTCTCCACCTATGTACAGAAG GTGCGTCACACAGGGGAGCAGCCTACCACTAAGGACATCGTCAAGTTCTCCAAGCTGTTTGAAGATGAATTGACGCTGGAGCATCTAGAGCGCCCCCAGCTGGTGGCCCTGTGTAAGCTGCTGGAGCTGCAGCCCATAGGAACCAACAACCTGCTCCGCTTCCAGCTGATGAGGCAGCTGAGAACCATCAAAGCAGACGACGAGGTGATAGCCACTGAGGGTGTGCCTGCTATGAGTGTGTCAGAGCTGCAGGCAGTGTGTCGTAGCAGAGGGATGAGGTCACTGGGTCTGACCACTGACCAGCTACGCCAGCAGATGCAACAG tgGTTGGACCTGCACTTGAAGGAGAACGTTCCTCCTTCTCTGCTGCTGCTCTCCAGAGCTATGTACTTGACTGACATCAAACCCATTATACCTATCATACCCCCTGTACCCAAACTAGAG AAGGCCGCTCCTCCAGCTGAGACCCCACAGGGAACAACAGCCTCCTCCTCAGACTTACTAGTGGACCCAGCTCTGGTCATCAAAGACAGGCTG GCGGAAGAGGTTAGAGACCAGGCTGCCATCGTCTCAGACAAACCTCCCACCCCTGCCCAGGTTATTCAG GCTAAAGCAGCAGAGGCGTCCCAGAAGAGCAAGATAAGTGCCAATGGCGTGTGA